One genomic region from Chelmon rostratus isolate fCheRos1 chromosome 11, fCheRos1.pri, whole genome shotgun sequence encodes:
- the LOC121614285 gene encoding multiple inositol polyphosphate phosphatase 1-like produces the protein MLTFLWKFVVFHFLIISCCLLDNVNPEDNLDIPAIAKYFNTKGRYEEVNPYLTEDILAVNGSILQPPSAQCQEIHLTAIIRHGTRYPTTKNIKEMQQLYNIVLHNASGEANWLREIQTQWTMWYTEDMDGRLVQKGVNDHKHLAIRLSKLFPSMISEENLRGGFIRFITSSKHRCVKSTLSFKAGLTELWAITDKEFDHVVNDTLMRFFDQCTRFVQEVDNNPSAVVEVNMFKQGPEMRSVQEKIADRLRVPYSLITHDLTEAAFYLCAYEFAIKAVNSPWCQLFDEVDAKVMEYASDLREYWKRGYGHDINSKSSCRLFHDVFRRLNKAAGENKSGQQVTEAVTIQVGHADTLLPLLTLLGFFKDSDALTSTNYASQTQRSFRTSHMLPYAANLVLVLYDCGGGDLRLQPLLNEKPVTFPGLTDPRTSMPLYEDVKEHYRELLQGCDFEAECQLFKHPAKV, from the exons ATGCTGACTTTTCTTTGGAAATTCGttgtctttcatttcctcatcatCTCCTGCTGTTTACTCGACAATGTGAATCCTGAGGACAATCTGGATATACCAGCTATTGCCAAATATTTCAACACAAAAGGGAGATACGAGGAAGTGAACCCATATCTCACAGAGGACATACTTGCTGTAAACGGATCTATTTTGCAGCCTCCGTCCGCACAATGTCAAGAGATTCATCTGACAGCCATCATAAGACACGGCACAAGATATCCAACAACCAAAAACATCAAGGAGATGCAGCAGCTCTACAACATCGTCCTGCACAATGCCTCAGGTGAAGCGAACTGGCTGCGTGAAATCCAGACCCAGTGGACGATGTGGTACACCGAGGACATGGACGGCCGGCTCGTCCAGAAAGGTGTGAATGACCACAAGCATCTGGCCATCAGGCTGTCAAAGCTGTTCCCCTCAATGATTTCAGAGGAGAACCTGCGAGGTGGATTCATCCGGTTCATAACCAGCTCAAAGCACAGGTGTGTCAAAAGCACGCTGTCCTTCAAGGCGGGGCTGACAGAGCTGTGGGCCATCACAG ATAAGGAGTTTGACCACGTGGTGAATGATACTCTGATGAGGTTTTTTGACCAGTGCACCAGGTTTGTGCAGGAAGTTGATAACAACCCATCAGCTGTGGTAGAGGTCAACATGTTCAAGCAAGGaccagagatgaggagtgtcCAGGAGAAGATCGCAGACCGTCTCCGAGTCCCATACAGTCTCATCACACATG ATTTGACTGAAGCTGCGTTTTACCTGTGTGCTTATGAGTTTGCAATCAAGGCAGTGAACTCCCCCTGGTGTCAGCTCTTCGATGAGGTCGATGCAAAG GTTATGGAGTACGCCAGTGACCTGAGGGAATACTGGAAAAGAGGCTACGGTCATGATATTAACAGCAAGTCAAGCTGCAGGCTCTTTCATGACGTGTTTCGCCGACTGAACAAAGCAGCTGGCGAGAACAA GTCAGGCCAGCAGGTGACTGAAGCTGTGACCATCCAGGTGGGCCATGCAGATACACTCCTGCCGCTGCTTACCCTCCTGGGCTTCTTCAAGGACAGCGATGCCCTGACATCCACCAACTACGCCTCCCAGACCCAGCGCTCCTTCCGCACCAGCCACATGCTACCCTATGCAGCAAACTTAGTTCTGGTGCTATACGACTGTGGGGGAGGAGACCTGAGACTGCAGCCGCTGCTCAATGAGAAGCCTGTGACTTTCCCCGGTTTGACTGACCCGAGGACCTCCATGCCACTCTATGAGGACGTCAAAGAGCACTACAGGGAACTGCTCCAAGGCTGTGACTTTGAGGCTGAGTGTCAGCTGTTCAAGCATCCTGCTAAAGTTTAG